The DNA segment gttggaattgactggacagcagtgggttggggttttttggtttgttttggtttgttttttttgtttgtttcttgtttacAGCCTTAGAGCTAGCAGGGCAGGTATTTAAGTTCAATTCTGAGGCGAATTGTTTTATAAGCCACAAAACCTATTAACCTAATACTTGCATTTTTAACAGTAAGGCAGCACTCACCTTCATTGATGAAAGTTACTGGTGGTATCTTGAAAGGGCTTTTGGTGGGAGAAGTTGCCAGATCAGGTGGTGGCATTAAATCTCTGGGATAACCTGGATCTCTCTGTATCTCATTACCTGCCAGCAGACCAGGAGTATACTGATGGCTGTTAGGAATATGTTGTGGCACCACCTGGACAAGAGGAGGAGATACATGGGTGTCTTGTCGGGAAAATATCCTCAAGCACTGTTCCTCCAACAAAGTGATCATCACAGACTGGTTATTGACAAGATCAGTCAAGGAAGCGTATTTCACCTCTAGTTCCCTGTACCTTGTGGCCATCTTCAACATTTCTGTGGTAAcattgaggattttgttttccagCTGGGAAAGTTCAAGTGAATTATCCCTCTTACGAATAATCTCATGTAATAGTTGCATATAGAGTTGAGTAACACGCGAGTTCATGTTACGGCTTTCTTTTCTCAGCAGCTTTACCTCATTCACAATGTTTCCATCTACATCCACTACCAGTTGCAGGACATCTATCTCCCGCTTCTGCCTGGAGAGCACGTCCTTCaggttttcaaggtccatcttgGTGATCATGTCTTTAATGGTACCTGCATCTTGCCCTTTGGTGTTGACACAAATTGGCCCTGTTATTTTTTGTTCAGGTACCAGGAATGTGTATGcacatttctttgtttcttctttaccATCTGCAGCACGAGGGTATCTcctctgggttggtttttttattttggactGTCCTTTGCAATGTTCAGTGCTCATTAGTAACAAGAGCACACCTAAGATCCAGATAAAAGCCTTCATTTTGAAATGAGACTGTACAACGACGTCTTTAGAAAAGCACATCAAGGAAGGGAAAAAGTAAGAAGAATGAATATTAATCTACTTTGGAAAGTCGATAGTATAAAAAAGTATCTAAAGTAAGAATTGAATACCTATTGGTATTAACAAACTATGCCAGAAGtaactttcttaatttctttaattCAAGATTAAATTATAGTGTGTTGGCACTTGTTTAAGGATTAGATGTCAGGGAATAGCTCCTTCAGCTACCACTTTGTTGTAATGCTTCTTGTTCCCCAGCTCATTGAGCAGATTTTGGTGGGTGCCCATAGTGTATTAAGGCACGCTGCTGGGTGCTGTTGGTGTTTTTGAGACCTAATCAGACACCCTTCTTACCTTTAAAGACCTCCGTTGTTATCTTAAGACTATGAAAATGGTACCCAGTGGTTTCCAAGGCATAAATTAAAACATTCTTGCCTAACCAGTATTAAAGTTGCCACGTGACTTTTTACTAGTcaaggttttatatttatttaaaaaaaaaaacccaaacccgttgccgatgagtcgattccaactattagcaaccctgtaggacagagtagagctgccccatagggtttccaaggagtggctggtggattccaactgctgacctcttggttcacagccgagttcttaaccactgcgccaccagggcttttaaaggagaaaactgaaagtttattttttcaaaaactgaaagtttatttttaaaaaataaatgtaattccTTTAGCCTCAGAAAAGTAGTGATTCTGTTGTTCCCTAAAGCAGAGCAAGGAGCCACATTTCTTGAGTAGTAGACTAGTTACATCATTTACTTTTCATAGAAAACTATGGATCTCTTAAATCTTTAATTCATATATTGAGTAAAGAGCTGGTTTAAAAAATACACTTACTGTTGGCATTTTCTAAAAACATtctcttatttaatattttcccacatattttcagttttaaaaggGAAAGATCCATAAATCTGTGTTACCTCATAaaactgttctgtatatgttaaAATTTTCCTAGGTCCCAAGAGAATGTTATAAATTAGTTACAGTGTACTTAAGTTTAAATCTACATCTTTGCttggttgttgattttttttttttttgcgggtgGGAGGGGGATGGTTTCCATGCATTGGGTTAATTTTATCGGTACTCCTTTTCTTCATAGTTGCTAAATTGTCAGCTAgtagagagaagaaataaaagtcaggatTTAGTTCCTTTCAGATGGTAAACTCATAGAGAGGCATTTACTGGCTGTGTCGTGCACTGAAAACAACCATGAGGCACTGAACTTAAATGTATGAGGCATCGAGGATACATTAGATACAGAACTTTCTAGATTGTGAAATATGTTCTGAAAAAAGACTTGAGAACCATCTAGTCCcccaaagatatttttaaaagagataaGTAGTTATATGTGTGATTTGGGTTTCAGAT comes from the Elephas maximus indicus isolate mEleMax1 chromosome 24, mEleMax1 primary haplotype, whole genome shotgun sequence genome and includes:
- the ANGPTL1 gene encoding angiopoietin-related protein 1 isoform X2; the protein is MKAFIWILGVLLLLMSTEHCKGQSKIKKPTQRRYPRAADGKEETKKCAYTFLVPEQKITGPICVNTKGQDAGTIKDMITKMDLENLKDVLSRQKREIDVLQLVVDVDGNIVNEVKLLRKESRNMNSRVTQLYMQLLHEIIRKRDNSLELSQLENKILNVTTEMLKMATRYRELEVKYASLTDLVNNQSVMITLLEEQCLRIFSRQDTHVSPPLVQVVPQHIPNSHQYTPGLLAGNEIQRDPGYPRDLMPPPDLATSPTKSPFKIPPVTFINEGPFKDCQQAKEAGHSVSGIYVIQPENSKEPMQLWCENSLDPGGWTVVQKRTDGSVNFFRNWENYKKGFGNIDGEYWLGLENIYMLSNQDNYKLLIELEDWSDKKVYAEYRSFRLEPESEFYRLRLGTYQGNAGDSMMWHNGKQFTTLDRDKDMYAGNCAHFHKGGWWYNACAHSNLNGVWYRGGHYRSKHQDGIFWAEYRGGSYSLRAVRMMIKPID
- the ANGPTL1 gene encoding angiopoietin-related protein 1 isoform X1, yielding MCFSKDVVVQSHFKMKAFIWILGVLLLLMSTEHCKGQSKIKKPTQRRYPRAADGKEETKKCAYTFLVPEQKITGPICVNTKGQDAGTIKDMITKMDLENLKDVLSRQKREIDVLQLVVDVDGNIVNEVKLLRKESRNMNSRVTQLYMQLLHEIIRKRDNSLELSQLENKILNVTTEMLKMATRYRELEVKYASLTDLVNNQSVMITLLEEQCLRIFSRQDTHVSPPLVQVVPQHIPNSHQYTPGLLAGNEIQRDPGYPRDLMPPPDLATSPTKSPFKIPPVTFINEGPFKDCQQAKEAGHSVSGIYVIQPENSKEPMQLWCENSLDPGGWTVVQKRTDGSVNFFRNWENYKKGFGNIDGEYWLGLENIYMLSNQDNYKLLIELEDWSDKKVYAEYRSFRLEPESEFYRLRLGTYQGNAGDSMMWHNGKQFTTLDRDKDMYAGNCAHFHKGGWWYNACAHSNLNGVWYRGGHYRSKHQDGIFWAEYRGGSYSLRAVRMMIKPID